One region of Halomicrobium sp. LC1Hm genomic DNA includes:
- a CDS encoding winged helix-turn-helix domain-containing protein has translation MEAALSEIEFLALSENRVSVLALLASERHTRRELADETGASQATLGRILGDFEDRSWVRRESGGYVATATGELVAAGFTDLLSTLDTERALRPIVEHLPTDAMTFDLRRLADATITTPSGTRPNAPVQRVLDMIETAADVRVFSHAFNEQSLTVVQERTAAGQQTFRGVFSRSAIEALAEDSALRERLLALVATDGVEIRLARDELPLAVTVADGTVHLLVRDDNGVLQASIDADDPAVLSWADETFERYWTAADPLDRTEFAE, from the coding sequence ATGGAGGCCGCGCTGTCGGAGATCGAGTTTCTCGCACTCTCTGAGAACCGAGTCTCGGTGCTCGCCCTGCTCGCGAGCGAGCGCCACACCCGCCGGGAACTGGCCGACGAGACCGGCGCGTCACAGGCGACCCTGGGTCGCATCCTCGGCGACTTCGAGGACCGGTCCTGGGTCCGGCGCGAGAGCGGCGGCTACGTCGCCACCGCGACGGGCGAACTCGTCGCGGCGGGCTTTACCGACCTGCTGTCGACGCTGGACACGGAGCGAGCCCTGCGACCGATCGTCGAACACCTCCCGACGGACGCGATGACGTTCGACCTCCGGCGGCTGGCCGACGCCACGATCACGACACCCAGCGGGACCCGCCCCAACGCGCCCGTCCAGCGGGTCCTCGACATGATCGAAACCGCCGCGGACGTGCGTGTCTTCTCACACGCGTTCAACGAGCAGAGCCTCACCGTCGTCCAGGAACGCACCGCCGCCGGCCAACAGACGTTTCGCGGCGTGTTCTCCCGGAGCGCGATCGAAGCCCTCGCGGAGGATTCGGCGCTGCGCGAGCGACTGCTCGCGCTCGTCGCGACCGACGGCGTCGAGATCAGGCTCGCACGCGACGAGCTGCCACTGGCCGTGACCGTCGCAGACGGGACTGTCCACCTGCTCGTGCGCGACGACAACGGCGTCCTGCAGGCATCGATCGACGCCGACGACCCCGCGGTGCTGTCGTGGGCCGACGAGACCTTCGAGCGGTACTGGACGGCGGCCGACCCCCTCGATCGAACGGAGTTCGCCGAGTGA
- a CDS encoding DMT family transporter, with the protein MNGSRRTLVLFAVASVLFGGTFVAAKAGLDYFPPLLFVALRFDVASVVLIGYAVATTPREGLLPRTRGDVLGIVATGIFAIGLTNALLFVGQQYATSAVGSIVFSLNPILTPVFAAVLLADDRLSARGSAGMILGLLGVGLVVSPDPANLLAGGFGKAILFAGAVSGALGSVLIRWADGDLSSSVRTAWGLPLGAGLTHALSRAAGESVGAITWSGEALLALGYVEVFAGAVAYIAYFELLDTAGPIRANLVFYVVPVVATLGGWALLDETIAPTAVAGFLTIFAGFAVLGSESVDSTAIRRRVPGLRASDTPVRTEPNGFESD; encoded by the coding sequence GTGAACGGCAGCCGCCGAACGCTCGTGTTGTTCGCGGTCGCGAGCGTCCTCTTCGGAGGGACGTTCGTCGCCGCGAAGGCGGGACTGGACTACTTCCCGCCCCTGCTGTTCGTCGCCCTGCGCTTCGACGTGGCGTCGGTCGTCCTGATCGGCTACGCCGTCGCGACGACGCCCCGCGAGGGACTCCTGCCGCGCACTCGCGGCGACGTGCTGGGCATCGTCGCCACCGGGATCTTCGCGATCGGGCTGACCAACGCGCTCCTGTTCGTCGGCCAGCAGTACGCCACCAGCGCCGTCGGTTCGATCGTCTTCAGCCTGAACCCGATCCTGACGCCGGTGTTCGCGGCAGTCCTGTTGGCCGACGACCGGCTCTCGGCTCGGGGTAGCGCCGGGATGATCCTCGGCCTGCTCGGTGTCGGACTGGTCGTCAGCCCCGACCCGGCGAACCTCCTCGCCGGTGGGTTCGGCAAGGCGATCCTCTTCGCCGGTGCGGTCAGTGGCGCGCTGGGCAGCGTGCTCATCCGCTGGGCCGACGGGGATCTGTCAAGCAGCGTCCGCACTGCCTGGGGACTTCCCCTCGGAGCGGGCCTCACGCACGCCCTGAGCCGTGCTGCCGGCGAATCCGTCGGCGCGATCACCTGGAGCGGCGAGGCGCTGCTGGCGCTTGGCTACGTCGAGGTCTTCGCCGGTGCGGTCGCCTACATCGCCTACTTCGAACTCCTGGACACGGCCGGGCCGATCCGTGCGAACCTCGTGTTCTACGTCGTCCCCGTCGTCGCGACGCTGGGCGGGTGGGCACTGCTCGACGAGACGATCGCACCGACCGCCGTCGCCGGCTTCCTGACGATCTTCGCCGGCTTCGCCGTGCTCGGGAGCGAGTCCGTCGACTCGACGGCGATCCGCCGCCGCGTTCCCGGCCTCCGGGCGAGCGATACCCCGGTCCGAACCGAGCCCAACGGCTTCGAGTCCGACTGA
- a CDS encoding DUF1405 domain-containing protein, producing the protein MTGHDGVGRRVERLVGHYFGVTLPDTEGLPRYVAPLPDWLEDVGLRLAWPIALVNLVGTLFGFWYYAGRPLNLAPPLVEGQLGAAPALAYPLIPDSPVATMFIGLSLVAWRLDYDADWLHMLAFFGCLKLGLWTPYVQLVINGPAGIPLWLYWFLVASHLAMAVEAFLIHRYASFSVPAVAVALGWYGFNDVVDYFVPILGGPHHTWLRAESVVGGFDHTLPAHDLAAGWAVVLTFVAVFLALATRVEKHKRREAVAE; encoded by the coding sequence ATGACTGGGCACGACGGCGTCGGGCGGCGGGTCGAACGACTGGTCGGGCACTACTTCGGCGTGACGCTGCCAGACACCGAGGGACTGCCCCGGTACGTCGCACCGCTACCCGACTGGCTCGAAGACGTCGGGTTGCGACTGGCCTGGCCGATCGCGCTGGTCAACCTCGTCGGCACGCTCTTTGGGTTCTGGTACTACGCGGGTCGGCCGCTGAACCTCGCGCCGCCCCTCGTCGAGGGACAGCTCGGCGCTGCACCGGCGCTGGCCTACCCGCTGATCCCCGACTCGCCCGTCGCGACGATGTTCATCGGGCTCTCGCTCGTGGCCTGGCGACTGGACTACGACGCCGACTGGCTCCACATGCTGGCGTTCTTCGGCTGCCTGAAGCTCGGGCTGTGGACGCCCTACGTCCAGCTCGTGATCAACGGTCCCGCAGGGATCCCGCTGTGGCTCTACTGGTTCCTCGTCGCGAGCCACCTGGCCATGGCCGTCGAAGCCTTCCTGATCCACCGCTACGCGTCGTTCTCGGTGCCGGCCGTCGCCGTCGCGCTGGGCTGGTACGGGTTCAACGACGTGGTAGACTACTTCGTCCCGATCCTGGGCGGGCCACACCACACCTGGCTGCGAGCCGAGTCCGTCGTCGGCGGGTTCGACCACACGCTCCCGGCCCACGATCTGGCCGCCGGCTGGGCGGTGGTGCTGACGTTCGTCGCCGTCTTCCTCGCACTGGCGACGCGGGTCGAGAAGCACAAACGCCGCGAGGCCGTCGCGGAGTGA
- a CDS encoding TrkA C-terminal domain-containing protein: MTLQLASGVTGALVDTVARIAGTAVLAGFLAAAVALFYRWYVRERVPAGLALLVGLSGVAAVAGATSLLAQQLVPGGAEPDALAALLNVVTFLVGGLGAYAGMRVGDVLGIDLFAATGGNGIDGEVSQLVKAVGRVIAVEIPEEIDDVVGYDPVAAATRETLAGRTFLFPRRLTQAELRERFVSRLKTDYGVGHVDVEFDETGAIEYLALGSRAAGIGPTLPPATNAVAIRADPANAASSGDLVQVWESDPPRRVLTGELRGVADEIVTVAIDAADTPKLDPTSRYKLVTLPVQDRPDREFASLLRAADETLATVTVAPGSSIDGAPVGSLSVTVAAVTRDDEQPVPLPARDRVLRAGDVLYAIATPDALRKLEAATAAPEGTVAEPADEMDDEPATAAEDAADSEPAAGDRTSADHQPEQSDGERRPDASDEQPDAGDEEVGDDTEAGAPGDDADDDLSGDAFPDSDELPGIDPEDATAAPSDDGDDETEAIPDTAAFPDTDDLPGSELTDEGDARADREDDGDGTDDATAQSSPSDEDEAATDFADLLDTDVGTGTDDLDDLLDENSGETVEFDDETADGPGTDDLDDLLDEDSDETDDGDRTS; encoded by the coding sequence GTGACTCTCCAGCTCGCAAGCGGCGTGACGGGAGCCCTCGTCGACACGGTCGCCCGGATCGCCGGGACGGCGGTGCTCGCCGGCTTCCTCGCGGCGGCGGTCGCGCTGTTCTACCGGTGGTACGTCCGCGAGCGGGTGCCGGCCGGACTGGCGTTGCTGGTCGGGCTCTCCGGCGTCGCCGCCGTCGCCGGTGCGACTTCGCTGCTGGCCCAACAGCTCGTGCCGGGCGGTGCCGAGCCGGACGCCCTCGCGGCCCTGCTCAACGTCGTCACGTTCCTCGTCGGCGGCCTCGGCGCGTACGCCGGCATGCGAGTCGGTGACGTACTGGGGATCGATCTGTTCGCGGCGACGGGGGGCAACGGGATCGACGGTGAGGTCAGCCAGCTCGTCAAGGCCGTCGGTCGCGTCATCGCCGTCGAGATCCCCGAGGAGATCGACGACGTGGTCGGCTACGATCCGGTCGCGGCCGCGACCCGCGAGACGCTGGCCGGTCGGACGTTCCTCTTCCCGCGGCGACTCACGCAGGCGGAGCTGCGCGAGCGGTTCGTCTCGCGGCTGAAGACCGACTACGGCGTCGGCCACGTCGACGTGGAGTTCGACGAGACCGGCGCTATCGAGTACCTCGCGCTGGGCTCGCGGGCCGCCGGGATCGGCCCGACGCTCCCGCCGGCCACCAACGCCGTCGCGATCCGGGCCGACCCGGCAAACGCCGCCAGCTCGGGCGATCTCGTCCAGGTCTGGGAGAGCGATCCCCCGCGGCGCGTGCTCACGGGAGAGCTGCGCGGCGTCGCCGACGAGATCGTCACGGTCGCCATCGACGCCGCGGACACGCCCAAGCTCGACCCCACGAGCCGGTACAAGCTCGTGACGCTGCCGGTCCAGGACCGGCCAGACCGGGAGTTCGCGTCGCTCCTCCGGGCCGCCGACGAGACCCTCGCCACGGTCACCGTCGCGCCGGGGTCCTCGATCGACGGCGCGCCCGTGGGTTCGCTGTCGGTCACCGTCGCTGCCGTCACCCGCGACGACGAGCAGCCGGTCCCGCTCCCGGCACGAGACCGCGTTCTCAGGGCTGGCGACGTACTCTACGCCATCGCGACGCCGGACGCGCTCCGGAAGCTGGAGGCTGCCACCGCGGCCCCCGAGGGCACGGTCGCGGAGCCGGCCGACGAGATGGACGACGAGCCGGCGACGGCCGCCGAGGACGCAGCCGACTCTGAACCCGCGGCGGGTGACCGCACATCAGCGGACCACCAGCCCGAGCAGTCTGACGGCGAGCGACGACCGGACGCATCCGACGAGCAACCGGACGCCGGTGACGAGGAGGTAGGCGACGACACCGAGGCCGGCGCGCCGGGCGACGACGCAGACGACGACCTCTCTGGGGACGCGTTCCCCGACAGCGACGAGCTCCCGGGCATCGACCCCGAGGACGCGACGGCGGCTCCGTCCGATGACGGCGACGACGAGACCGAGGCGATCCCCGACACCGCCGCGTTTCCCGACACCGACGACCTCCCCGGATCGGAGCTGACAGACGAGGGAGACGCGCGAGCAGATCGGGAGGACGACGGGGACGGAACCGACGACGCGACAGCACAGAGTTCGCCGTCGGACGAGGACGAAGCGGCGACCGACTTCGCAGACCTGCTCGACACCGATGTCGGCACGGGGACGGACGATCTGGACGATCTCCTCGACGAGAACTCCGGTGAGACGGTCGAGTTCGACGACGAAACGGCGGACGGACCGGGGACGGACGACCTGGACGATCTCCTCGACGAGGACTCCGACGAGACGGACGACGGGGATCGAACCTCCTGA
- a CDS encoding potassium channel family protein: protein MASFPVEVLLGIYLGLLVGIIPALVSWAMAFSFRYFAGVTVPAFGVAVLAIALAGVNGGLLALADRSITASPNAERVVVAILVVSMASMYAHSKGDSMGAAFPKRLTLTSLRNRTLSKDVVDFVGGAGEVRIHVVGEVADMEGYPPLPEPLRAEIRGGEWTFPADLRLDELEQRLAERLKTEFDLGDVSVTVDERGRATVVAAPPFSGLSKRIEDGRHAVSVDALLPTGLARGDEVTLLTTDAQVRGTVVSARSGSSESVAVPEQPAVEDGEELPAPVQAPTTDGGEGRLTAAVRRTDAQPLLRADRAKVVVESRGTRREYELVSLLRRSDMRFRRVTPHSGQPLDGVTIGEAALRERYDVAVFAVRKPGGWRIAPEDTTELVAGEQLFVVGTRSDLDAFEEAVA from the coding sequence ATGGCTTCCTTTCCCGTCGAAGTGCTGCTTGGCATCTATCTGGGGCTGCTCGTCGGGATCATCCCGGCGCTGGTCTCGTGGGCGATGGCGTTCTCGTTTCGCTACTTCGCTGGCGTGACGGTCCCAGCCTTCGGCGTCGCCGTCCTCGCGATCGCGCTGGCGGGGGTCAACGGCGGGCTGCTCGCACTGGCCGACCGGTCGATCACCGCCAGCCCGAACGCCGAGCGGGTCGTCGTCGCGATCCTCGTCGTCAGCATGGCGTCGATGTACGCCCACAGCAAGGGCGACTCGATGGGTGCGGCGTTCCCGAAACGGCTCACGCTCACGTCGCTCCGGAATCGCACGCTCTCGAAAGACGTGGTCGACTTCGTCGGCGGCGCGGGCGAGGTCCGGATCCACGTCGTCGGCGAGGTGGCGGACATGGAGGGGTACCCGCCCCTGCCCGAACCGCTCCGCGCCGAGATCCGTGGCGGCGAGTGGACGTTTCCCGCCGACCTCCGGCTCGACGAACTCGAACAGCGGCTGGCCGAGCGGCTCAAGACGGAGTTCGACCTCGGCGACGTGTCGGTCACCGTCGACGAGCGCGGTCGGGCGACCGTCGTCGCAGCGCCGCCCTTCTCCGGGCTCTCGAAGCGGATCGAGGACGGCCGCCACGCGGTGTCGGTCGACGCCCTGCTCCCGACCGGGCTCGCACGCGGCGACGAGGTGACGCTGCTGACGACCGACGCACAGGTCCGCGGGACCGTCGTCAGCGCTCGTTCCGGGAGTTCCGAATCGGTCGCCGTCCCGGAGCAACCGGCGGTCGAAGACGGCGAGGAGCTGCCGGCCCCGGTGCAAGCACCGACCACCGACGGCGGCGAGGGCCGGCTCACGGCCGCCGTCCGCCGCACCGACGCCCAGCCGCTCTTGCGTGCCGACCGGGCGAAGGTCGTCGTCGAGTCTCGGGGCACCCGTCGGGAGTACGAACTCGTCTCGCTCCTGCGGCGTTCGGACATGCGATTCCGGCGAGTGACACCACACAGCGGCCAGCCACTCGACGGCGTGACGATCGGCGAGGCGGCCCTCCGAGAGCGCTACGACGTGGCCGTCTTCGCCGTGAGGAAACCCGGCGGCTGGCGGATCGCGCCAGAGGACACGACGGAGCTCGTGGCCGGTGAACAGCTGTTCGTCGTCGGGACGCGGTCCGACCTCGACGCCTTCGAGGAGGCGGTCGCGTGA
- a CDS encoding NAD-binding protein, producing the protein MDDVRDVFGVRAVLLLPTLVAALSFVTGVANISARRPSGPLAEHLPTVVSQTVGFTGALTGFLLLFAVTGLRRRYRAGWYATVLLLPLSAVQGLLQGVVDLPYLGADLPVSLPLVLLSILALPAVLINRRLFDRSLDVSTTQQAAIAALIGGQVYITAGTYALREQFGGVSTLTDALYFAIVTSSTVGYGDISPDPQSQAAKLFTMSVVVLGTSSFALALGSVLGPAIQSRITKALGTMTESQLDLLEDHVLVLGYGDLSEPILDELSGAVEFVVVTSDPDDAATLQHRDIPVLTADPSDEEPLHRAGIERAQAVMAATNDDAQDALAILTARQLNPSVRIVAAATDRENVAKLKRAGADVVISPAAIGGHLLVESALGDEDSESLADRILDDEL; encoded by the coding sequence ATGGACGACGTTCGCGACGTGTTCGGCGTGCGCGCGGTCCTGCTGTTGCCGACGCTCGTCGCCGCGCTCTCGTTCGTGACGGGGGTGGCGAACATCAGCGCACGGCGTCCCTCGGGGCCCCTCGCCGAGCATCTCCCGACGGTCGTGAGCCAGACGGTCGGATTCACCGGCGCGCTCACGGGCTTTCTGCTCCTCTTTGCCGTCACCGGCCTGCGGCGACGGTATCGTGCGGGCTGGTACGCGACGGTCCTGTTGTTGCCGCTGTCGGCCGTCCAGGGGTTGCTACAGGGGGTCGTCGATCTGCCGTACCTGGGGGCCGATTTGCCGGTCTCGCTCCCGCTGGTCCTCCTCTCGATCCTCGCGCTGCCGGCAGTACTGATCAACCGACGGCTGTTCGACCGGTCGCTCGACGTCTCGACGACCCAGCAGGCCGCGATCGCGGCACTAATCGGCGGGCAAGTGTACATCACCGCCGGCACGTACGCGCTGCGCGAGCAGTTCGGCGGCGTCTCGACGCTGACGGACGCACTGTACTTCGCTATCGTCACTTCGAGTACCGTCGGCTACGGCGACATCTCTCCCGATCCCCAGTCTCAGGCCGCGAAGCTGTTCACCATGTCGGTGGTCGTGCTCGGCACGTCCAGTTTCGCGCTGGCGCTGGGGTCGGTGCTGGGGCCGGCGATCCAGAGCCGCATCACGAAGGCACTCGGAACCATGACCGAATCACAACTCGACTTGCTCGAAGACCACGTACTGGTCCTCGGCTACGGCGACCTGAGCGAACCGATCCTCGACGAACTGTCCGGTGCGGTCGAGTTCGTGGTCGTAACGAGCGACCCGGACGACGCCGCGACGCTCCAACACCGGGACATCCCGGTGTTGACGGCCGATCCCAGCGACGAGGAGCCGCTGCATCGGGCCGGTATCGAACGCGCCCAGGCGGTGATGGCGGCGACCAACGACGACGCACAGGACGCGCTGGCGATCCTGACGGCCAGACAGCTCAACCCCAGTGTCCGGATCGTCGCCGCCGCGACCGACCGCGAGAACGTCGCGAAGCTCAAGCGAGCGGGCGCGGACGTGGTGATCAGCCCCGCAGCCATCGGCGGTCACCTGCTGGTCGAGTCGGCGCTCGGTGACGAAGACTCCGAGTCACTCGCGGACCGGATACTCGACGACGAACTCTAG
- a CDS encoding HPP family protein, producing the protein MRDRLGRAIRTTVERVRGLQRRERHEFRAWLERTSTIVHLSVLVFVPLSIGLVTYLSNTLEALSFLLFPPLASGAYTLFANPDGEYANPAQFVGGLTIGAGCGWAGLAVSNRVVGAAATLEVTAVSAALAVLLVGAATWSIGLEEPAAYSTALLGLLVPSGQQPAFLGSVFVASLLVASVFVVWRREFYEQRATVLYQSVKGDDHVLVPMYGEQADATAMLGGEIASAHDAGKVVLLDVVDDERLARAERDLLDEHEAGDSAAAGSDSEEALWDAVDRSAVADTVGRLETRAHRIETAAGVPCEVVVAVETGSLGRTILATATETNCDLVAAPYAKHRGRLAPFVHELFRSDVDVLVHRSVDGATQWERALVPVRRASDVAHSMIDFALRLTGATGEVAVCTCIGPSDNRRRAESMLSNLANGFATPIETRVARQEIVPFLRRTAPAYDLVLIGASRDRSAASRFVAPPTFESIAEMDTDVAIVDRG; encoded by the coding sequence ATGCGCGACCGCCTCGGGCGGGCGATTCGGACGACCGTCGAGCGGGTCCGCGGGCTCCAGCGCCGCGAGCGCCACGAGTTTCGCGCCTGGCTGGAGCGGACGTCGACGATCGTCCACCTCTCCGTGCTGGTCTTCGTCCCGCTGTCGATCGGGCTGGTCACCTACCTCTCGAACACGCTCGAAGCGCTCTCTTTCCTGCTGTTCCCGCCGCTGGCCTCCGGTGCGTACACGCTCTTTGCCAACCCGGACGGCGAGTACGCGAACCCCGCGCAGTTCGTCGGCGGGCTGACGATCGGCGCGGGCTGTGGCTGGGCCGGCCTGGCCGTCTCGAACCGGGTCGTCGGTGCGGCGGCGACACTGGAGGTGACGGCCGTCTCCGCCGCCCTGGCCGTGTTGCTCGTCGGTGCGGCCACGTGGTCGATCGGCCTCGAAGAGCCGGCGGCGTACTCGACGGCGCTGCTTGGGTTGCTCGTCCCCTCGGGCCAGCAACCGGCCTTCCTCGGGAGCGTCTTCGTCGCGAGCCTGCTCGTCGCGAGCGTCTTCGTCGTCTGGCGGCGGGAGTTCTACGAACAGCGCGCGACGGTGCTGTACCAGTCGGTCAAGGGCGACGATCACGTCCTCGTCCCGATGTACGGCGAGCAGGCGGACGCGACGGCGATGCTGGGCGGCGAGATCGCCAGCGCGCACGACGCGGGCAAGGTGGTGTTGCTCGACGTGGTCGACGACGAACGACTGGCACGCGCCGAGCGGGACCTGCTGGACGAACACGAGGCCGGAGACTCGGCCGCCGCTGGGTCGGACTCCGAAGAGGCGTTGTGGGACGCCGTCGACCGGTCGGCCGTCGCCGACACGGTCGGCCGACTGGAGACGCGGGCCCACCGCATCGAGACGGCCGCCGGTGTCCCCTGTGAGGTCGTCGTCGCCGTCGAGACCGGGTCGCTGGGTCGGACGATCCTCGCGACGGCGACCGAGACGAACTGCGATCTCGTCGCCGCTCCCTACGCCAAGCACCGCGGTCGGCTCGCCCCGTTCGTCCACGAACTGTTCCGGAGCGACGTGGACGTGCTGGTCCACCGCTCGGTCGACGGCGCGACCCAGTGGGAGCGGGCACTGGTCCCCGTCCGGCGGGCCAGCGACGTGGCCCACAGCATGATCGACTTCGCGCTCCGGCTCACCGGGGCCACGGGCGAGGTCGCCGTCTGTACCTGTATCGGTCCGTCGGACAACCGGCGACGCGCCGAGTCGATGCTGTCGAACCTCGCGAACGGGTTCGCTACACCCATCGAGACGCGCGTCGCCAGACAGGAGATCGTCCCCTTCCTGCGCCGGACGGCACCCGCCTACGACCTCGTCCTCATCGGTGCCAGCCGCGACCGAAGCGCAGCCTCTCGATTCGTCGCGCCGCCGACCTTCGAGAGCATCGCCGAGATGGACACCGACGTGGCCATCGTGGACCGCGGCTAG
- a CDS encoding nucleoside phosphorylase, whose translation MAKQPHLLVEDGDLNDIALVPGDPGRVDRIAAQCDEATTVARNREYKVVNATYDGRELTICSTGIGSPSAAIAIEELHAVGVETVIRVGTTGALQEGIEIGDMVVATGAAKDEGTTERYEAETVPAVPDYAVLSALVEAAEANDESVHVGPIATDDAFYAETDEYVAAWEAAGLLAVEMEAAALFSLARRKGMAAGAICTVDGNLVEGTQKGETDDEELPEKAKNNVERAITLALETAASL comes from the coding sequence ATGGCAAAGCAACCCCACCTGCTCGTCGAGGACGGCGATCTGAACGACATCGCGCTCGTTCCCGGCGATCCGGGCCGCGTCGACCGGATCGCCGCCCAGTGTGACGAGGCGACGACGGTCGCCCGGAACCGCGAGTACAAGGTCGTCAACGCGACCTACGACGGTCGGGAACTGACGATCTGTTCGACCGGCATCGGCTCGCCGTCGGCGGCGATCGCGATCGAGGAACTCCACGCCGTCGGAGTCGAGACGGTCATCCGGGTCGGCACGACCGGCGCGCTCCAGGAAGGCATCGAGATCGGCGACATGGTCGTCGCCACGGGAGCAGCCAAAGACGAGGGGACGACCGAGCGATACGAGGCCGAGACGGTGCCGGCCGTTCCCGACTACGCGGTGCTGTCGGCGCTGGTCGAGGCCGCCGAGGCCAACGACGAGTCCGTCCACGTCGGTCCGATCGCGACGGACGACGCCTTCTACGCCGAGACCGACGAGTACGTCGCGGCGTGGGAAGCGGCGGGCCTGCTGGCCGTCGAGATGGAGGCCGCCGCGCTGTTCTCGCTGGCCCGGCGCAAGGGGATGGCCGCTGGCGCGATCTGTACGGTCGACGGCAACCTCGTCGAGGGGACCCAGAAGGGCGAGACCGACGACGAGGAACTGCCCGAGAAGGCGAAGAACAACGTCGAACGAGCGATCACGCTGGCACTGGAGACGGCCGCGTCGCTGTAG
- a CDS encoding RNA-guided endonuclease TnpB family protein, translating into MLETTRTYRAKIVNHQQVSDDLNQCGFSASKLWNVARYYTQGRWDEDGEIPDDGELKSELKEHERYSDLHSQSSQRVLEELAESFTSWYKARQRGDEHANPPGYRKHGDEHPRSTVTWKQKGIKHDTKHNQLRLSKGFNLKNHRSDFILCEYKTRPDVTVENIQQVRAVWNGDCWELHLVCKVEIPVEDAPGDNTAGIDLGIKNYLAIAYDNGDAELYPGNVLKQDKHYFTRDEYDTEGENGPSHRALRARQKLSRRKDHFLHSLAKHVVERCIGHEVGRIAIGDLSEIREDENGESRNWGRSGNKKLHGWEFDRFTTLLEYKAEEHGILVDRVSERDTSKTCSCCGRKRDANRVERGLYICESCCVTMNADVNGAVNIRRKITQNPPTEDMCNGRLARPVAYLFNQTSGSFRPREQVGCEP; encoded by the coding sequence ATGCTGGAGACAACTCGCACCTATCGAGCGAAAATCGTTAACCACCAACAGGTGAGTGACGACCTCAACCAGTGCGGGTTCTCCGCGTCGAAACTGTGGAATGTCGCCCGATACTACACGCAAGGCCGATGGGATGAAGACGGGGAAATACCCGACGACGGCGAACTCAAATCCGAACTCAAGGAACACGAACGATACAGTGACCTACATTCTCAGTCAAGTCAGCGAGTTCTTGAAGAGCTTGCTGAGTCGTTCACCAGTTGGTACAAAGCACGCCAACGCGGAGACGAGCACGCCAACCCACCGGGCTATCGCAAACACGGCGACGAACACCCGCGCTCCACCGTGACGTGGAAGCAGAAAGGCATCAAGCACGACACGAAGCACAACCAACTTCGTCTAAGCAAGGGATTCAACCTAAAGAACCACCGCTCGGATTTCATCCTCTGTGAGTACAAAACACGACCAGACGTGACTGTGGAGAACATCCAGCAGGTTCGCGCCGTCTGGAACGGCGACTGCTGGGAACTGCACCTCGTCTGTAAGGTCGAAATTCCCGTCGAGGACGCACCGGGAGACAACACGGCGGGGATCGACCTCGGCATCAAGAACTACCTCGCGATCGCTTACGACAACGGTGACGCCGAGTTGTATCCGGGGAACGTGCTGAAGCAGGACAAGCACTACTTCACTCGTGACGAGTACGACACAGAGGGCGAGAACGGCCCGTCACACCGTGCGCTTCGCGCCCGACAGAAACTCTCGCGTCGGAAAGACCACTTCCTGCACTCGCTCGCCAAGCACGTTGTAGAGCGGTGCATCGGCCACGAAGTTGGTCGTATTGCCATCGGTGACTTGAGTGAGATTCGTGAAGACGAGAACGGAGAGTCACGGAACTGGGGTCGAAGCGGGAACAAGAAACTCCACGGGTGGGAGTTTGACCGCTTCACGACGCTCTTGGAGTACAAAGCAGAGGAACACGGAATCCTTGTTGACCGTGTTTCCGAGAGAGATACGTCGAAGACGTGTTCGTGCTGTGGACGGAAACGTGACGCCAACCGTGTGGAACGTGGCCTGTACATCTGTGAATCGTGCTGTGTAACGATGAACGCGGACGTGAATGGTGCGGTGAATATTCGCAGAAAGATAACTCAGAATCCTCCAACGGAGGATATGTGTAACGGTCGTTTGGCACGGCCAGTAGCCTACCTGTTCAACCAAACCTCTGGGTCGTTCCGCCCGAGGGAACAGGTGGGTTGCGAACCGTAA